From the genome of Planktothrix serta PCC 8927, one region includes:
- a CDS encoding single-stranded-DNA-specific exonuclease RecJ, with protein MQPSPPESFNSPRLPNQRWYIFPQQPDLAQQLADETGIIPLVTQVLINRGIETPEQIEAFLTPESQILPSPLEEFQDLLKSVELLETAINQGDKIAICGDYDADGMTSTALLMRSLSLLGANVNYAIPSRMTEGYGINTRIVEEFHQEDVKIILTVDNGIAAYQPIVRAKELDLIVIITDHHDLPEKLPPADAILNPKLLPAFSLYRGLAGVGVAYVLAICLAQKIGKVQGLVNPLLELFTLGTIADLAPLNGVNRRWVKRGLKLLPYSQITGIQALIQVAGVSTGYQVKSEEQPENPIIPPASKTLKPDDIGFRLGPRINAIGRLADPQIVIELLTTDNMGIALERAMQCEQINQKRQQLCEEIEQEAIAWVEEQQIDFKQERVLVVVQPEWHHGVIGIVASRLVERYGVPVFVGTYEQEEDATQSPQMIRGSARGILEFDVFKALEYCHDLLHKFGGHKAAGGFSFPAENLDQFRLQLSEFAHQCLEVEHLKPLIKIDALANLSEINFNLYDQMQQLHPCGIENNAPTFWTPNVRIVQQRVVGKGHIKLTLTQDKFSHTQLTALPTINAMAWRWGDYYPLPQCLDIAYHLKENTWNGQTNIELELVGARLPESPENYQPQLTKSAEFYYNNKQYYCSLSAIGETQELRIKNQKGEVLAIQKGQRFGLLGKSRQDAQTVDVSQPVFYDLIQAAVRALE; from the coding sequence GTGCAACCTTCTCCCCCAGAGTCTTTTAATTCTCCCCGACTTCCGAATCAACGGTGGTATATTTTTCCCCAACAACCCGACCTGGCGCAACAATTAGCGGATGAGACGGGAATTATCCCTTTAGTGACTCAAGTTTTAATCAATCGAGGAATTGAAACCCCGGAACAGATAGAAGCATTTTTAACCCCTGAATCGCAAATTTTACCTTCTCCTTTGGAGGAATTTCAGGATTTATTAAAAAGTGTAGAATTGTTAGAAACTGCTATTAATCAAGGGGATAAAATCGCAATTTGTGGGGATTATGATGCGGATGGAATGACGAGTACCGCTTTATTAATGCGATCGCTTTCTCTATTAGGAGCTAATGTTAATTATGCCATCCCTAGCCGCATGACTGAAGGTTATGGGATTAATACCCGTATTGTTGAAGAATTCCATCAGGAAGACGTTAAAATTATCCTCACCGTTGACAATGGAATTGCTGCCTATCAACCCATTGTTAGAGCCAAAGAATTAGACTTAATCGTTATTATTACGGATCACCATGATCTTCCCGAAAAATTACCCCCAGCCGATGCTATTCTCAATCCTAAATTATTACCTGCATTCTCTCTCTATCGAGGATTAGCCGGGGTGGGAGTGGCTTATGTTTTAGCGATTTGTTTAGCTCAAAAAATAGGTAAAGTTCAAGGATTAGTCAATCCTTTGTTAGAATTATTTACATTAGGAACGATTGCCGATTTAGCACCCTTAAATGGCGTTAACCGACGATGGGTTAAACGGGGTTTAAAGTTATTACCTTATTCTCAAATAACCGGAATTCAAGCGTTAATTCAAGTGGCGGGAGTCTCCACCGGATATCAAGTTAAATCAGAAGAACAGCCAGAAAATCCTATCATTCCTCCGGCTTCTAAAACCCTAAAACCTGATGATATTGGCTTTCGTTTAGGGCCGAGAATTAATGCCATTGGACGGTTAGCAGACCCTCAAATAGTGATAGAATTATTAACAACAGACAATATGGGAATTGCTTTAGAAAGGGCAATGCAATGTGAACAAATTAATCAAAAACGGCAACAGTTATGTGAAGAAATTGAACAAGAAGCGATCGCTTGGGTAGAAGAACAACAAATTGATTTTAAACAAGAACGGGTGTTAGTCGTTGTACAACCTGAATGGCATCATGGCGTGATTGGAATTGTCGCCTCTCGATTAGTTGAAAGATATGGCGTTCCCGTGTTTGTTGGAACTTACGAACAGGAAGAAGATGCAACGCAATCTCCCCAAATGATTCGAGGTTCAGCCAGGGGAATTTTAGAATTTGATGTGTTTAAAGCCTTAGAATATTGTCACGATTTACTACATAAATTTGGAGGACATAAAGCCGCCGGAGGGTTTTCTTTCCCTGCGGAAAATTTAGATCAATTTCGACTACAGTTAAGTGAATTTGCCCATCAATGTTTAGAAGTAGAACATCTCAAACCCTTAATTAAAATTGATGCTCTAGCAAATTTAAGTGAAATTAATTTTAATCTCTATGATCAAATGCAGCAATTGCATCCCTGCGGAATAGAAAATAACGCCCCGACCTTTTGGACTCCGAATGTGAGAATTGTGCAACAACGAGTTGTCGGAAAAGGTCATATTAAACTGACCTTAACTCAAGATAAATTTTCCCATACTCAACTCACAGCTTTACCTACAATTAATGCAATGGCTTGGCGTTGGGGGGACTATTACCCCCTACCTCAATGTTTAGATATTGCCTATCATTTAAAAGAAAATACTTGGAACGGTCAAACCAATATTGAGTTAGAATTAGTTGGGGCAAGATTACCCGAATCTCCCGAAAATTATCAACCTCAATTGACAAAAAGTGCGGAATTTTATTATAATAATAAACAATATTATTGCAGTTTATCTGCTATTGGTGAAACCCAAGAATTGAGAATTAAGAATCAGAAAGGAGAAGTATTAGCCATCCAAAAAGGTCAACGCTTTGGACTGTTAGGAAAAAGTCGTCAAGATGCTCAAACCGTTGATGTGTCTCAACCTGTTTTTTATGATTTAATTCAAGCGGCAGTTAGAGCGTTAGAATGA
- a CDS encoding UPF0175 family protein: MALTILDEQLESIQLSDEVRQKALQKAKEGYVMTLLEVGEISSGRAGKILGVSRLEVVEMMKKWGISLFDDSQTLEELRQEVEQAELILNQSIS; encoded by the coding sequence ATGGCTTTGACAATTTTAGATGAGCAGTTAGAAAGTATTCAACTTTCGGATGAAGTTCGACAAAAGGCTTTACAAAAAGCGAAGGAAGGTTATGTGATGACATTATTAGAGGTAGGAGAAATCAGCAGTGGACGGGCGGGTAAAATTCTGGGTGTTTCTCGTTTAGAGGTAGTAGAAATGATGAAAAAATGGGGTATTTCTCTTTTTGATGATTCCCAGACTTTGGAGGAATTACGTCAAGAAGTTGAACAAGCAGAGTTAATTTTAAATCAGTCTATTTCTTAA
- a CDS encoding DUF3368 domain-containing protein — protein MIIISDTTPISELAKVNHLDLLPKLFGKVMIPQGVFDELQVGQHPAAKIVQNLSWLEIVKVDNQQLVNELQQSFKLDLGESEAIALAEEIGASQLLIDEKAARKVAMGRKLPLIGTVGVLLLAKRRGLLDSVKDVLDEMQAQGMRISDRLYLQVLILAQEKEI, from the coding sequence ATGATTATTATTTCTGATACTACCCCAATTAGCGAGTTAGCAAAGGTGAATCATCTTGATTTGTTGCCGAAACTTTTTGGTAAAGTTATGATTCCCCAGGGTGTATTTGATGAATTACAAGTAGGTCAACATCCAGCCGCAAAAATTGTACAAAATTTGTCTTGGTTAGAGATTGTAAAAGTAGATAATCAGCAATTGGTTAACGAGTTACAACAGTCGTTTAAGTTGGATTTAGGAGAGTCGGAAGCTATTGCTTTAGCGGAGGAGATTGGGGCTTCTCAGTTGTTAATTGATGAAAAGGCGGCGCGGAAAGTTGCTATGGGTCGAAAGTTACCTTTAATTGGGACTGTGGGGGTTTTATTATTGGCAAAGCGTCGGGGTCTGTTGGATAGTGTTAAGGATGTTTTAGATGAGATGCAAGCACAGGGAATGAGAATTTCAGATCGGCTTTATTTGCAGGTTTTAATTTTAGCACAAGAAAAGGAGATTTGA
- a CDS encoding DUF433 domain-containing protein encodes MTLTILADVAPLQANKDGVILVGKTRVTLDTVVAAFNQGATAEEIVYRYPSLKLGDVYGTIAFYLNHQPEVETYLKQRRQQSEEIRAMNQARFDPQGLRDRLLARKAENEM; translated from the coding sequence ATGACACTGACAATTCTGGCTGATGTTGCTCCTCTGCAAGCCAATAAAGACGGCGTAATCCTCGTTGGGAAAACCCGTGTAACGTTAGATACTGTAGTAGCAGCTTTTAATCAGGGGGCAACCGCAGAGGAAATTGTTTATCGATATCCATCATTGAAACTAGGCGATGTGTATGGCACTATTGCCTTTTATCTGAATCATCAACCAGAAGTAGAAACCTACCTAAAGCAGCGACGGCAGCAATCTGAAGAGATTCGAGCAATGAATCAAGCACGATTTGATCCACAGGGTTTGCGCGATCGCCTGCTTGCCCGTAAAGCAGAAAATGAGATGTGA
- a CDS encoding DUF3370 domain-containing protein: protein MLPLFLSLTLFAQAAPPAREIVQPQEVRPLPGQLDQIPVFNSNSPELILNEGILLSTFPKTDKKQPEAHLNFPFKGKFDIFAHHVAKPPQENDLRTLYLGILAYNPGNKPVTISILQAASYLSQPDAPFIPLDAVLDNPNGAIYAGPGSRVMNDILRGKRQPEFVEKIIIPPQSSRLLLNAPIPVKNLEPPLNGRSTLMRLESDGDVYIASLAKYATVQQNRTEIAPTLTDWEQLLKLGTLVTPRDRTPTPPNTNPQQIIYGRVAGVALGSRWNGNIVDTNGSILTIPKPGEAFSYPISTLPRGQLGTNQIQSAPLVVRYPDTAYQAHGNYGIEYNLNLPLHNPTNQPQTVVLTLQTPIKEEKLSQPGLRFFDPPAPQVFFRGTVRFSYNNDQGKSQTRYFHLVQKRGQQGEPLVKLILKPKETRPIKVDFLYPPDASAPQVLTVQTLPLK from the coding sequence ATATTACCCCTATTTCTCAGTTTAACTTTATTCGCCCAAGCCGCCCCTCCGGCGCGTGAAATTGTACAACCTCAAGAGGTGCGACCGTTACCCGGACAATTAGATCAAATACCAGTTTTTAATAGTAATAGTCCTGAACTAATTTTAAACGAAGGAATTTTACTGTCAACCTTTCCAAAAACCGATAAAAAACAACCGGAAGCGCACTTAAATTTTCCCTTTAAAGGCAAATTTGATATTTTTGCCCACCATGTTGCTAAACCTCCTCAAGAAAACGATTTAAGAACCCTTTATTTAGGAATATTAGCTTATAATCCAGGGAACAAACCCGTTACTATTTCTATTTTACAAGCTGCCAGTTATTTAAGTCAACCCGATGCGCCTTTTATTCCCCTAGATGCTGTTTTAGATAATCCTAATGGGGCTATTTATGCAGGGCCAGGAAGTCGGGTGATGAATGATATTTTAAGGGGAAAACGACAACCTGAATTTGTTGAAAAAATTATTATTCCGCCCCAAAGTAGTCGTCTATTATTAAATGCACCTATTCCCGTTAAAAATTTAGAACCTCCCTTAAATGGTCGGTCTACCTTAATGCGTTTAGAAAGTGATGGAGACGTTTATATTGCCAGTTTAGCCAAATATGCAACAGTGCAACAAAATAGAACAGAAATCGCACCAACATTAACAGACTGGGAACAATTATTAAAATTAGGAACATTAGTAACACCGCGCGATCGCACTCCCACCCCCCCGAATACAAATCCTCAACAAATCATTTATGGACGAGTCGCCGGAGTTGCATTAGGTTCTCGTTGGAATGGTAATATTGTTGATACTAATGGTTCTATTTTAACCATTCCTAAACCCGGAGAAGCTTTTTCTTATCCGATTTCAACTTTACCCAGAGGACAGTTAGGAACAAATCAAATTCAAAGTGCTCCGTTAGTGGTTCGATATCCCGATACTGCTTATCAAGCTCACGGCAATTATGGCATAGAATATAACTTAAATTTACCCCTTCATAACCCCACAAATCAACCCCAAACGGTTGTTTTAACCTTACAAACTCCCATCAAAGAAGAAAAATTATCCCAACCCGGATTAAGATTTTTTGACCCTCCTGCACCTCAAGTTTTTTTCCGAGGAACAGTTAGATTTAGTTATAATAATGATCAAGGAAAATCCCAAACTCGTTATTTTCATTTAGTTCAAAAACGGGGTCAACAAGGAGAACCGTTAGTGAAATTAATCTTAAAACCCAAAGAAACTAGACCTATTAAAGTTGATTTTCTCTATCCCCCAGATGCGTCTGCTCCTCAAGTTTTGACGGTGCAAACATTACCGTTAAAATAA